The uncultured Methanobrevibacter sp. genome includes a window with the following:
- a CDS encoding TOBE domain-containing protein: MADVSAGVEYKINVDGNSFLLDGKKYQLLESILDTGSLTDAAKFINVSYRTALNYIEKIESTLNVKIVNTTKGGKGGGGGTTLTEEGYSILKECKKINAIMELHKDVNEIEAEIVDINEVKGVMTIKMDEFHINAPLNRNYHIGDKILALISYDNIFLMLEPQTSSIRNILKGQIIEMRLNGEIIRIKVSVGGVELCCDITVSAEKELNLNIGKEVYVGFKAMSVATLKL; this comes from the coding sequence ATGGCTGATGTGAGTGCAGGTGTTGAATATAAAATCAATGTAGACGGTAATTCTTTTCTGTTGGATGGTAAAAAATACCAACTGCTTGAATCCATTTTAGATACAGGTTCTCTAACAGACGCAGCAAAATTTATCAATGTCTCTTATAGAACCGCATTAAATTACATTGAAAAAATTGAATCAACACTTAATGTAAAAATTGTTAATACAACAAAAGGTGGAAAAGGCGGGGGCGGTGGAACTACCCTCACCGAAGAAGGATATTCTATTTTAAAAGAATGTAAAAAAATTAATGCAATTATGGAACTTCATAAAGATGTTAATGAAATTGAGGCAGAAATCGTTGATATTAATGAAGTAAAGGGTGTAATGACTATTAAGATGGATGAATTCCATATTAATGCTCCGTTAAACAGAAATTACCATATCGGCGATAAGATTTTAGCGTTAATCAGTTATGATAATATATTTTTAATGCTGGAACCTCAAACTTCAAGCATACGCAATATTCTCAAGGGTCAAATTATTGAAATGAGACTTAACGGGGAAATTATTCGTATCAAAGTAAGTGTCGGTGGTGTGGAGCTGTGCTGTGACATTACCGTTTCTGCTGAAAAGGAATTAAATCTTAACATTGGTAAGGAAGTTTATGTTGGATTTAAAGCTATGTCTGTAGCTACTTTAAAATTATAA
- a CDS encoding 4Fe-4S binding protein: MLQILVDEDKCIACGKCEEICPKAAKIWKITNVAHILDLRYCHVCTLCAMKCPTNCIKIIRPGQEG, encoded by the coding sequence ATGTTGCAAATTTTGGTTGATGAAGATAAATGTATTGCTTGCGGTAAATGTGAAGAGATTTGTCCAAAGGCAGCTAAAATTTGGAAAATTACTAACGTTGCACATATATTGGACTTAAGATATTGCCATGTCTGTACATTATGTGCAATGAAATGCCCTACAAACTGCATTAAAATTATACGTCCTGGCCAAGAAGGTTAA
- the hisB gene encoding imidazoleglycerol-phosphate dehydratase HisB, with amino-acid sequence MTRISNVSRKTSETDISIKMDLDGTGKYDISTGVNFFNHMLESFSKHSMIDLDIKAQGDIEVDDHHTIEDVGILLGQAFSEAIGDKKGIRRMAHAIVPMDESVATVAIDISGRSYCNMNLNFKNEKIGDMTSDIVIHFFESFASSAKINIYGTVEGANDHHKAEAIFKAFAKSLKDAIKIEHDQIPSTKGTL; translated from the coding sequence ATGACTAGAATTTCAAACGTTTCAAGAAAAACATCAGAAACAGATATCAGTATTAAAATGGATCTGGATGGAACCGGAAAATATGATATATCCACAGGTGTGAACTTTTTCAATCACATGCTGGAATCCTTTTCAAAACACAGCATGATAGATTTGGATATTAAAGCCCAAGGGGATATTGAAGTCGATGATCACCACACTATTGAAGATGTTGGAATACTGCTGGGCCAGGCTTTCAGTGAAGCCATAGGCGATAAAAAGGGAATCAGAAGAATGGCTCATGCAATTGTTCCTATGGATGAATCAGTAGCAACTGTTGCAATTGATATCAGCGGGCGCAGTTATTGCAATATGAATCTCAATTTCAAAAATGAAAAAATTGGGGACATGACATCTGATATAGTTATTCACTTTTTCGAGTCATTTGCATCAAGTGCCAAAATAAACATTTACGGTACTGTTGAAGGGGCAAATGATCACCACAAGGCAGAAGCTATCTTTAAAGCATTCGCTAAGTCTTTAAAAGATGCAATTAAAATAGAACATGACCAAATTCCTTCTACAAAAGGAACTTTATAG
- a CDS encoding F420-dependent methylenetetrahydromethanopterin dehydrogenase, translated as MVVKIAIIKSGNIGTSPVIDLLLDERADRPNIDVRTFGSGAKMNPEQVEDVVPKIDAFEPDFAIFISPNPGAPGPAKARELLSEKDVPAIIIGDAPGKGKKDEMDEQGLGYIIVMSDPMIGAKREWLDPTEMAIFNADILKVLAETGALRLVQKTIDGVIAAADAGEDIELPKLIITAEKAVEAAGFANPYAKAKAIAAYEMAGAVANLDMKGCFMTKGFENFIPLVAAAHEMAACAAKLAQEAREIEKSNDTVLRTPHMKEGNPGCKVDLISKPE; from the coding sequence ATGGTAGTTAAAATTGCTATTATTAAAAGTGGTAATATTGGTACTTCACCAGTAATTGACCTATTGTTAGACGAAAGAGCAGACAGACCAAATATCGATGTAAGAACCTTTGGATCTGGAGCAAAAATGAACCCAGAACAAGTTGAAGACGTTGTTCCTAAAATAGACGCTTTCGAACCTGACTTCGCAATCTTCATTAGCCCAAACCCAGGAGCACCTGGACCAGCTAAAGCAAGAGAATTATTATCTGAAAAAGATGTTCCTGCTATTATCATTGGTGACGCACCTGGTAAAGGTAAAAAAGATGAAATGGACGAACAAGGCTTAGGTTACATCATTGTTATGTCTGACCCAATGATTGGTGCAAAAAGAGAATGGTTAGACCCAACTGAAATGGCTATTTTCAACGCAGACATCTTAAAAGTACTCGCAGAAACTGGTGCATTAAGATTAGTCCAAAAAACCATTGACGGTGTAATCGCTGCAGCAGACGCAGGTGAAGACATCGAATTACCAAAACTCATAATCACTGCAGAAAAAGCTGTAGAAGCAGCAGGATTTGCAAACCCATACGCAAAAGCAAAAGCTATTGCTGCATACGAAATGGCTGGAGCAGTCGCAAACTTAGACATGAAAGGTTGTTTCATGACCAAAGGTTTCGAAAACTTCATCCCATTAGTAGCTGCTGCACACGAAATGGCTGCATGTGCTGCTAAATTAGCACAAGAAGCAAGAGAAATCGAAAAATCCAACGATACAGTCTTAAGAACTCCTCACATGAAAGAAGGAAACCCAGGTTGTAAAGTTGATTTAATCTCTAAACCAGAATAA
- a CDS encoding branched-chain amino acid transaminase — MAWDDTASKIWIDGKMVDWKDANIHVLSHVVHYGTSVFEGIRAYKNENGVAVFRLKEHVQRLFDSAKIYKIDIPFTQEEIEEAILETVRVNDLDGCYIRPIVFRGYGELGVNPLNCPVNVVIAAWEWGSYLGEEGMANGVDIGVSSWRKPAPDTFPALAKCGANYMNSQLAKLEAIEHGYDEAIMLDYAGHVSEGSGENIFLVEGEKLFTPAMSSSNLKGITRDSIMTVARDLGYEVVEEIISRERLYSADEVFFTGTAAEVTPIRSIDHRQIGIGKRGPIAEKIQKTFFDIVEAKVEDKYGWLSYI; from the coding sequence ATGGCATGGGATGATACAGCTAGTAAAATATGGATAGACGGAAAAATGGTAGACTGGAAAGATGCAAACATTCATGTGCTTTCTCACGTTGTACACTATGGTACAAGCGTTTTTGAAGGTATCAGAGCATATAAAAATGAAAATGGTGTTGCAGTTTTCCGTTTAAAAGAACATGTACAACGTCTGTTCGACTCAGCAAAAATCTACAAAATCGATATTCCTTTTACTCAAGAAGAAATTGAAGAAGCAATCTTAGAAACAGTTCGTGTAAATGACCTTGATGGCTGTTACATACGTCCTATTGTATTTAGAGGTTATGGAGAATTAGGTGTAAATCCTTTAAACTGTCCTGTTAATGTAGTTATTGCTGCTTGGGAATGGGGATCATATTTAGGAGAAGAAGGTATGGCAAATGGTGTTGACATAGGTGTATCCTCCTGGAGAAAACCTGCACCGGACACTTTCCCTGCTCTTGCTAAATGTGGTGCAAACTATATGAACTCCCAATTGGCTAAACTCGAAGCTATTGAACATGGTTATGATGAAGCTATTATGCTTGACTATGCGGGACATGTCTCTGAAGGTAGTGGAGAAAACATATTCCTCGTTGAAGGAGAAAAATTATTCACTCCTGCAATGTCATCTTCAAACCTTAAAGGTATTACAAGAGACTCAATCATGACTGTAGCTCGTGATTTGGGATATGAAGTTGTTGAAGAAATTATTTCAAGAGAAAGATTATACTCTGCAGATGAAGTGTTCTTTACCGGAACTGCAGCTGAAGTAACACCAATACGTTCAATTGACCACAGACAAATCGGTATAGGTAAAAGGGGACCAATTGCTGAAAAAATACAAAAAACCTTCTTTGACATTGTTGAAGCTAAAGTTGAAGACAAATATGGCTGGTTAAGTTATATTTAA
- a CDS encoding undecaprenyl-diphosphate phosphatase, protein MDIFQGIIIGIVQGLTEFLPVSSSAHLVFVQNLLGVEADIAFDTFLHLGTLIAVVWYFRWDIIKMIRSWILSIQDLIQGRFMEGFYSDPYKRLAWYVIMATIPVGIVGVFFEDAIDSLFSGALYVPAFFLFVTGTILYLSQRMASGHIDMNNLSKKEALWMGLGQACAILPGLSRSGTTIAAGLSIGLDKEFAAKFSFILAIPAILGAFLVQAKDIGSALDVNFLPVILGFIAAIIAGYMAIRWMLDLIQNKSLDIFSYYCWAVGIIVFMGSIAHLF, encoded by the coding sequence ATGGATATATTTCAGGGAATTATTATTGGTATCGTTCAGGGACTGACTGAATTTTTGCCTGTAAGTAGTTCAGCGCATTTGGTTTTTGTTCAGAATCTTTTAGGTGTTGAAGCAGATATTGCTTTCGACACTTTTCTTCATTTAGGAACTTTAATAGCAGTGGTATGGTATTTCAGATGGGATATCATAAAAATGATAAGGTCCTGGATTTTAAGCATACAGGATTTGATTCAGGGAAGATTCATGGAAGGATTTTATTCAGATCCTTACAAGAGACTGGCATGGTATGTGATAATGGCAACAATTCCTGTAGGTATTGTAGGAGTATTTTTCGAAGATGCGATTGATTCATTATTCTCAGGTGCATTGTATGTTCCGGCATTCTTTTTATTTGTAACCGGTACAATCCTGTACTTGTCACAAAGAATGGCCAGCGGTCACATTGACATGAATAACCTCTCTAAAAAAGAAGCGCTTTGGATGGGATTAGGTCAGGCATGCGCAATATTGCCGGGTCTTTCACGTTCAGGTACTACAATTGCTGCAGGTCTTTCAATAGGTCTTGATAAGGAATTTGCTGCAAAATTCAGTTTCATATTAGCAATTCCTGCAATATTAGGAGCTTTCCTTGTACAGGCTAAAGATATCGGTTCTGCATTGGATGTAAACTTTTTACCTGTAATTCTTGGTTTTATTGCAGCAATAATTGCCGGATATATGGCTATTAGATGGATGTTGGATTTAATTCAAAACAAGAGTTTGGATATATTTTCATACTACTGCTGGGCAGTTGGTATAATCGTATTTATGGGCTCAATCGCTCATTTATTCTAA
- the cobT gene encoding nicotinate mononucleotide-dependent phosphoribosyltransferase CobT, with protein MIDGIKTYGSDELTRKLQECDDPVFLLTIGTTETSLIDGISGAGPSADLTEYTPASDVEFMVLGEVRCCDAPAETVVGDEAAPTPARLTKAALQLSNIPFVIVDAGSKIKPDVEYVNLGKDYGRDIRTGKGVLNPLEIFENAKDLGAELSRRHEMLLIGESIAAGTTTALGVLRALGYDANEKVSGSMPHNPHDMKSKVVDEGLKNAGLDPKTDDIDAMQAIGAVGDPTLPAIAGIVLGSDIPIILAGGTQMAAACAIIKSVQPTFDFSRINLATTVYVAGDETADLFGILKQIDGNITVNVVDPKFEESEHGGLKNYLKGFVKEGAGAGGAMYSALALGNSVEKLRKKIEKVCR; from the coding sequence ATGATTGATGGAATAAAAACCTACGGATCAGATGAATTAACCAGAAAATTACAGGAATGTGACGATCCGGTATTTTTACTTACAATTGGAACAACTGAAACATCATTGATTGATGGAATTTCAGGTGCAGGCCCTTCAGCTGATTTAACAGAATATACTCCCGCTTCAGATGTAGAATTTATGGTTTTGGGAGAAGTGAGATGCTGTGATGCTCCAGCTGAAACCGTAGTGGGAGATGAAGCTGCACCTACACCAGCAAGACTGACAAAAGCGGCACTTCAACTTTCAAACATCCCATTCGTTATTGTTGATGCAGGTTCCAAAATCAAACCCGATGTGGAATACGTAAACCTTGGAAAAGACTATGGAAGAGATATAAGAACCGGAAAAGGTGTTTTAAATCCACTGGAAATATTTGAAAATGCAAAGGATTTAGGTGCCGAATTATCAAGAAGACATGAAATGCTTTTGATTGGTGAAAGTATTGCTGCAGGAACTACAACCGCTTTGGGAGTCCTGAGGGCACTCGGATATGACGCAAATGAAAAAGTAAGCGGAAGCATGCCTCACAATCCTCATGACATGAAAAGCAAAGTCGTTGATGAGGGACTTAAAAATGCGGGACTTGACCCTAAAACTGATGATATTGATGCAATGCAGGCAATCGGTGCAGTAGGTGATCCTACACTGCCGGCAATAGCAGGAATTGTATTGGGTTCAGACATTCCAATTATTTTAGCGGGTGGAACTCAGATGGCCGCAGCATGCGCTATTATAAAATCCGTACAGCCTACATTTGATTTTTCAAGAATTAATCTTGCAACCACAGTTTATGTGGCAGGTGATGAAACCGCAGATTTATTCGGAATATTAAAACAGATTGACGGCAACATTACCGTTAACGTGGTTGATCCGAAATTTGAAGAATCCGAACATGGCGGACTTAAAAATTACCTCAAAGGATTTGTTAAAGAAGGTGCAGGCGCCGGTGGAGCAATGTACAGTGCACTTGCTTTAGGAAATTCCGTTGAAAAACTTAGAAAAAAAATAGAAAAAGTTTGCAGATAG
- a CDS encoding bifunctional N(6)-L-threonylcarbamoyladenine synthase/serine/threonine protein kinase — translation MIILISLGIEGTAEKTGVGIVDSDGNILAMAGKQLFPEEGGIHPRLAAEHHAKWIPKLIPEAVDQAGISYDDIDLVSFSQGPGLGPALRIVATSARTLALSLKKPIIGVNHCIGHVEVGKLDTGAVNPVSLYVSGGNSQVIAYESGRYRIFGETLDIAIGNCLDHFGRESGLGHPGGPVIEKLAKKGSYIDLPYVVKGMDFSFSGLLSAALREHKKGTPMEDICFSLQETAFSMLVEVTERALSHTQKDEVMLCGGVSANSRLREMLKTMSEEHGAKFYMPEMKLCGDNGVMIAWLGLLMCNEFGPMDLKDTGIIQKFRTDEVDIPWIDNSKSYLTLPDELIAKGAESNIVKADYLGEKAVLKDRISKKYRIPEIDNKIRKSRCKLEAKLLSDAKRVGVVTPVLYDVNLQDKSILMEEIDGVMVKDIIDDDLAFKIGVEISKLHSGDIIHGDITTSNIMLRGDQLVFIDFGLGRHSPLDEDKAVDLLVLKKSLQSIDYNLAVKYFDLVLKGYGNDKVANHIEEIESRGRYTH, via the coding sequence GTGATTATTTTGATAAGTTTAGGAATTGAAGGAACTGCAGAAAAAACCGGTGTGGGAATTGTAGATAGTGACGGAAATATTTTAGCTATGGCTGGAAAACAGCTATTTCCAGAAGAAGGCGGAATTCATCCGAGATTAGCTGCAGAACATCATGCAAAATGGATTCCTAAACTGATACCTGAAGCAGTTGACCAGGCAGGTATTTCATATGATGACATTGATTTAGTTTCTTTTTCACAGGGTCCGGGTTTGGGACCTGCATTAAGGATAGTTGCAACATCAGCAAGAACATTGGCGCTGTCTTTAAAAAAACCTATAATAGGCGTTAACCACTGTATAGGTCATGTTGAAGTTGGAAAACTGGACACCGGTGCAGTCAATCCTGTATCACTTTATGTAAGTGGCGGTAACAGTCAGGTCATTGCCTATGAAAGCGGAAGATACCGGATATTCGGTGAAACCTTGGATATTGCAATCGGTAACTGCCTTGATCATTTCGGTCGTGAAAGCGGTCTGGGTCATCCCGGCGGACCGGTCATTGAAAAACTTGCAAAAAAAGGATCATATATTGATTTGCCTTATGTTGTAAAGGGTATGGACTTTTCATTTTCAGGACTGCTTTCTGCAGCATTGCGTGAACATAAAAAAGGAACTCCGATGGAGGATATTTGTTTTTCACTGCAGGAAACTGCATTTTCAATGCTTGTAGAAGTTACCGAACGTGCACTTTCCCACACTCAAAAGGATGAAGTAATGCTTTGCGGAGGGGTTTCTGCAAATTCACGTTTAAGGGAAATGCTCAAGACAATGTCTGAAGAGCATGGAGCCAAATTCTACATGCCTGAGATGAAGCTGTGCGGTGACAATGGAGTTATGATTGCATGGCTTGGGCTTTTGATGTGTAATGAGTTCGGACCTATGGATTTGAAGGATACTGGCATCATCCAGAAATTCAGAACTGATGAAGTTGACATTCCTTGGATTGACAATTCCAAAAGTTATCTGACTTTACCTGACGAACTCATAGCAAAAGGTGCCGAGTCAAATATCGTCAAAGCTGATTATCTTGGTGAAAAAGCAGTTCTGAAAGATAGAATCTCCAAAAAGTACAGGATTCCTGAAATTGACAATAAGATCAGAAAATCAAGGTGCAAGCTTGAAGCAAAACTCCTATCTGATGCTAAAAGAGTGGGAGTAGTCACTCCTGTATTATATGATGTCAATCTTCAGGACAAATCAATTCTGATGGAAGAAATTGACGGTGTAATGGTAAAAGACATTATTGATGATGACTTGGCCTTTAAAATCGGTGTGGAAATATCCAAGCTTCACAGCGGTGACATTATTCACGGGGACATTACCACTTCAAATATAATGCTTAGGGGCGACCAGCTGGTTTTCATTGATTTCGGGCTAGGAAGACATTCTCCTCTTGATGAGGATAAGGCTGTTGATTTGCTTGTGTTAAAGAAATCACTGCAAAGTATAGATTATAATTTAGCGGTTAAATACTTTGATTTGGTTTTGAAAGGATACGGCAATGATAAAGTGGCCAATCATATTGAAGAGATTGAATCCCGTGGAAGATACACTCATTAA
- a CDS encoding XTP/dITP diphosphatase, with the protein MITFITGNEHKVKEAENIFKDYDINLKHIDLGYEEPQGTLEEVAISGAKYACHELDCPVIVEDAGLFIKALNGFPGTYSHYVQDTLGNQGILKLLADSNDRYAEFRSVIGYCAPNSEPKTFLGKVSGEIAVEERGDLGFAFDPIFYVPSLDKTFGELTTDEKNQFSHRKNSLEQFIKWYSSRE; encoded by the coding sequence ATGATAACATTTATAACTGGTAACGAACATAAAGTTAAAGAAGCAGAGAACATTTTCAAAGATTATGACATAAACTTGAAGCATATTGATTTAGGTTACGAAGAACCTCAGGGAACTCTTGAGGAAGTGGCTATATCAGGCGCAAAATATGCTTGTCATGAACTTGACTGTCCTGTGATTGTTGAAGATGCTGGTTTATTCATTAAAGCTTTAAACGGATTTCCGGGAACATATTCTCATTATGTTCAGGATACTTTAGGAAATCAGGGAATTTTAAAGTTATTAGCAGATTCAAATGACCGTTATGCCGAATTCAGGTCAGTTATTGGGTACTGTGCCCCCAATTCTGAGCCCAAGACTTTTTTAGGCAAGGTGTCAGGTGAAATCGCAGTTGAAGAAAGAGGAGATTTAGGATTTGCTTTTGATCCGATTTTCTATGTTCCTAGTCTGGATAAGACTTTTGGAGAACTTACAACTGATGAAAAAAACCAATTTTCACATAGAAAAAATTCTTTAGAACAATTCATTAAATGGTATTCTTCTAGAGAATAG
- a CDS encoding 30S ribosomal protein S15, with the protein MARPEWVTYSDEEIEEMILKFNREGKSTSEIGIVLRDQYGIPSVKDVTGERITEILRRNGQAGEYPEDLMNLIRRAVNIRDHLEENPKDLHSKRGLTIIESRIRRLASYYVSEGRLPEGWRYNPREAALLVK; encoded by the coding sequence ATGGCAAGACCAGAATGGGTAACTTACAGTGATGAAGAAATTGAAGAAATGATTTTAAAATTTAACAGAGAAGGTAAAAGTACTTCCGAAATCGGTATTGTATTAAGAGACCAATACGGAATCCCTTCAGTTAAAGATGTAACTGGTGAAAGAATTACTGAAATCTTAAGAAGAAACGGTCAGGCTGGAGAATATCCGGAAGACTTAATGAACTTAATCAGAAGAGCAGTAAACATCAGAGATCACTTAGAAGAAAACCCAAAAGACTTACACTCAAAAAGAGGATTAACTATCATTGAATCCAGAATCAGAAGATTAGCTTCCTACTACGTAAGTGAAGGTAGATTACCAGAAGGTTGGAGATATAATCCAAGAGAAGCAGCACTCCTTGTTAAATAG
- a CDS encoding DHH family phosphoesterase: protein MLNRASEATSMLKEHMENDSVIRLISHNDADGISAAAVIANALAEEDVQFHTSSIPRLKEEDVNHLRSEKYDLFIFTDMGSPFIKEFNTYKHDVIVADHHQVDDTESESNVVHVNPHLFGVDGSRDLCGAGSAYLTIRDLDKKHLAYYALVGAFGDMQGQSGFTGVNRLILDDALESGNLEIHEGLKIVSKSTEPIFKSLAYTFSPPLPGISGDLDGAREFLERMNLSYGIKFTDMEDEEKDLLKDALININPDIFGDCYTVPKQVPMLRDLEEFSYILDACGKNKKQGLGLSIALGEKDQALDAALRFQRQYRDQIVKGLQWAKKEGAQQLNSIQYLYSEDKVLKSVMGTIASIGLSVEILDESKPVIGMSRLHNDIKISGRTTRDMVEKGVNLGKALKDSSNNFGGTGGGHDIAAGAMIPYESKDNFLHILDEMVEYQLSGE from the coding sequence TTGTTAAATAGAGCTAGTGAAGCTACAAGTATGCTCAAAGAGCATATGGAAAATGATTCAGTTATAAGATTAATTTCTCATAACGATGCTGATGGAATTTCAGCAGCTGCTGTTATAGCAAATGCTTTGGCTGAAGAAGATGTACAGTTTCATACTTCCAGCATCCCACGTCTAAAAGAAGAAGATGTTAATCATCTCAGAAGTGAAAAATATGATTTATTTATTTTCACAGACATGGGAAGTCCTTTCATTAAGGAATTTAACACCTATAAGCATGATGTTATTGTAGCAGACCACCACCAGGTGGATGACACAGAAAGCGAAAGCAATGTCGTCCACGTCAATCCTCACCTTTTCGGTGTTGACGGAAGCAGGGATTTATGTGGTGCAGGTTCTGCTTATTTGACCATTCGTGATTTGGACAAAAAACATTTGGCATACTATGCACTTGTCGGTGCATTTGGAGATATGCAGGGACAAAGCGGCTTTACAGGTGTTAACAGATTAATCCTTGATGATGCACTTGAAAGCGGAAATCTGGAAATTCATGAAGGTTTAAAGATTGTTTCAAAATCAACCGAACCGATTTTCAAATCCCTTGCTTATACATTTTCACCGCCTCTTCCTGGAATCAGCGGTGATTTGGATGGTGCCCGTGAATTTTTAGAGAGGATGAATTTGTCCTACGGTATCAAATTCACAGATATGGAAGATGAAGAAAAAGATTTGCTTAAAGATGCACTTATTAACATAAACCCTGATATTTTCGGTGACTGTTACACTGTACCTAAACAGGTACCTATGCTTAGGGATTTGGAAGAATTCTCCTACATTCTTGATGCATGCGGCAAAAATAAAAAACAGGGCTTAGGTTTAAGCATTGCTTTGGGCGAAAAGGATCAGGCTTTGGATGCTGCCTTAAGATTTCAGCGCCAGTACCGTGACCAGATTGTTAAAGGCCTTCAGTGGGCTAAAAAAGAAGGAGCTCAGCAATTGAATTCTATACAATATTTGTATAGTGAAGATAAAGTTTTAAAATCTGTAATGGGAACTATTGCAAGTATAGGATTGTCCGTTGAGATACTTGATGAGTCAAAACCTGTCATTGGAATGTCAAGACTGCACAATGACATTAAAATTTCAGGCAGAACAACAAGAGACATGGTTGAAAAAGGCGTTAATTTAGGCAAAGCTTTAAAAGACTCTTCAAACAATTTCGGCGGAACCGGCGGGGGCCACGATATTGCAGCAGGTGCTATGATACCTTATGAAAGCAAAGACAATTTCCTGCACATACTTGATGAAATGGTTGAATATCAGTTAAGTGGTGAATAA
- a CDS encoding aconitase X catalytic domain-containing protein produces the protein MFLTNEEQQMCDGEFGETIRKSMDILVALGDIYGASKLVDITSAQVSGVSYKTIGDAGLEYLEDLALDGSGKATINASLNPPGTDLDNWEKLGFPRDFAIKQNQIVDAYANLGISKTCTCTPYLVGNVPRFRDHVSWSESSAVAYVNSVIGARTNREGGPAALAAAIVGKTPLYGFHLAENRQANLVVNVSTELKGADFGALGYIIGKFVGGGVPYFKLQNTPNNNDLKTLGAALASSGSVALYHVENVTPEADLINSDEIEDIMFISDKEINETREKLTTTDRDPDLICLGCPHASLEEIKQVAEIVQGKTIKNKLWICTSVSVKATADRMGYTETIEKAGGNVVCDTCMVVAPIEDMGFEVIGVNSAKAANYVPSMCGLDVVYNDVENLIRFE, from the coding sequence ATGTTTTTAACAAACGAAGAACAACAAATGTGTGACGGAGAGTTTGGTGAAACTATTAGAAAAAGTATGGATATTCTTGTTGCATTAGGGGATATCTATGGTGCTTCTAAATTAGTTGATATCACTTCCGCACAGGTATCTGGTGTTTCTTACAAAACTATCGGGGATGCTGGTTTAGAATATCTTGAAGATTTGGCTTTAGACGGATCCGGTAAAGCTACTATAAACGCTTCACTCAATCCGCCGGGAACTGATTTGGACAATTGGGAAAAATTAGGTTTTCCAAGGGATTTTGCAATCAAACAAAATCAGATTGTAGATGCATATGCAAATCTGGGAATTTCTAAAACATGTACCTGTACACCATACTTGGTTGGTAACGTTCCAAGATTCAGAGATCATGTTTCATGGTCAGAATCATCTGCTGTTGCATATGTCAACTCAGTAATAGGGGCCAGAACCAATCGTGAAGGAGGTCCTGCAGCTCTTGCAGCAGCAATTGTCGGTAAAACTCCTTTATACGGTTTCCATTTGGCTGAAAACAGACAGGCAAATTTGGTTGTTAATGTTTCCACTGAATTGAAAGGTGCTGATTTTGGTGCATTAGGTTACATTATCGGTAAATTTGTTGGTGGAGGAGTTCCATACTTCAAACTTCAAAACACTCCTAACAACAACGATTTGAAAACCTTGGGTGCGGCACTGGCATCATCAGGTTCAGTTGCACTTTACCATGTGGAAAACGTAACTCCTGAAGCTGATTTGATAAACAGTGATGAAATTGAAGATATCATGTTTATTTCCGATAAGGAAATTAATGAAACCCGTGAAAAATTAACAACTACTGACAGGGACCCTGATTTGATTTGTTTAGGATGTCCTCATGCATCACTTGAAGAAATTAAACAAGTGGCTGAAATAGTACAAGGTAAAACTATTAAAAATAAACTGTGGATTTGTACATCTGTCAGTGTTAAAGCTACTGCTGACAGGATGGGCTACACTGAAACCATTGAAAAAGCAGGCGGAAACGTAGTATGCGACACCTGTATGGTTGTTGCTCCTATCGAAGATATGGGCTTTGAAGTAATCGGTGTAAATTCCGCAAAAGCAGCAAATTATGTTCCATCAATGTGCGGACTTGATGTTGTTTATAATGATGTAGAAAATCTTATTCGGTTTGAATAA